Below is a window of Caldichromatium japonicum DNA.
TGATGAAGGCCTATGATGAGATATTTTCCCCGTCTTATCACTGCTGTAATCGTCTGCCCTTCGAGCCGCTCACCTAGATCAAAGGGGATAGGTTGTCGCAACCTGTATTCGCGCACCAGTAGTTTAATGATCGTTTGACCCTCAATATGGGGGAGGAGGCCCCGCCGCGTCGTTTCGACCTCTGGCAATTCAGGCATAGGGCTTTCAGGCATAGGGCTATAGATTATTGATAAGAAACACATGCTTTTGAAATTGAGTGAGCTGTCCAGATGTCGTGGGCATGGAAAGACGAGACATGAGATTGCTGTCGTTTGCGGCGCGCGAAGAGCGGCGGCGTGGCTGGAGGTATGAAGCGATAGGCGCGCAGAGGGGATTGTTGGGCGCAGGGGTGTTCGACATCTGCAAAGGCTATGGGCGCGAAGGGGCCCAAGGGAAAGGGGGGTGGGTGCAAGGTGGGTGAGAAGCGGGCGCTGTTGGCGGAGCAGGACGCCCAGATACGCAAGCTCATGTGCGACGGGACACCGGATCAGCTGAAGCTGCCGTTTGCGCTGTGGAGCCGGCAGGCGGTGCGGCAGTTGATCCTCGGCTGTTTTGGCATCGAGCTCAGGCCGCAGGGGGAGGGCAAGTACATGGCGCGCTGGGGATTGACGCCCCAGAAACCGATTCGGCGCGCCTATGAGCAAAGCCCGCCGGCGGGCAAGACGTGGCTTGAGGAGACCTACCCGGACATTGCCCGGCGCGCCAAGGCCGAGGGCGCCGAAATCCACTGGGGCGATGAAACGGGGTTGCGCTCGGACGAGGTGCGCGGGCGCTCTTATGCGCCGGCGATCAAGACGCCCGAGATTCGCGTCACGCACCGTCGCGAAGGCCTGTCGGTGATCTCGACGCTGACCAACCGCGGCAAGGTGCCTTGGAAGGCGTTCGCGGGGGCGATGAACGCCGACATCCTGATCGACTTCATGAAGCGGCTCGTCAAGGACGCCAGGGGCAAGAAGATCTTCCTCATCCTCGACAACCTGCACGTGCATCACACCAAGCCGGTCAAGGCGTGGCTGGCTGCATGCGCCAATCAAATCGAGGCCTCCTCCCTCCCCCCCTACAGCCCAGCACTGAACCCCAACGAGATGCTCAAGGCCATCATCACCGCGCAGGCGCCCTCCCGCGCCAAGGGCGATCTGAAGAAGGCGACCGTCAGCCACCTGCGCCGCCTTCTCAATTCCCCCCAACGCATCATGCGCTACTTCCAGCATCCCAAGCTTCATGATGCCGCGTAATACAAGTTCATTGGTTTCGGATCAATAAGCTAATGGATCGGGCTAGATTCTAGATTGGGCTCAGGGGCAAAAGGATCTTGTCCTAGACCATTGGGGACGGGCTTATTGGGTTCATCATATAGGGCCGGAGCCTGCTCTATCCTGGGTAAGGAGTGATCATCGGGGGGCAAATGCACAATCGGAGGGGCGGCAAGAGATCCCAGCTCGCTCGTTTGACTCGGGGACTGTGGGGTCGGTCCTCCCTCCAAGGTCTCTCGTTGGTTACTGCCAAGATGCATATCAGCAAAGGGATCGCTGACATTGGGATCGAACATGAGAGCGACGGGTTCACTGAGGACATAGAGAAGCCGTTGGTTTGGACGTGCCCAGCGTTTACGATCCGTTGAAACCAAGAAATCCAAAGCTGTACCATCCTCGGCCTTGAGGACCAGGGGGGTTCCTATCAACATCTCAGACATGACCTCGACCCTCTCGGCATGCAAGGCAGCAAGGGCGCTTAGGGTCTCTGCAGCAAGCGGGTTTTCACCCAAGCGCCCGAAGATTGGAGCAAAACCAAGCGGGATCAGTTTGGCAGAGACGTAATCAATAGGCGGGGCAATGAGTAAGTGGTAAAGGTAATCTGGAATCAGGTGGACTAGCCCATCTGCTACTACGTAGCGTGTTTTAGCGATAGGGTCGGTTAGGCCAAATTGTAATTCGCGTCCATCAATGCGTAGCCTTAAACGCGGTGGAAGAAGTCCTAATTCGCGTAGATCAGCGCTCTGGGCGGGAAAGCTGCGTTCGACTGGTGCTTCTAGGACGCCAAGCATGCGGTTGACCCGCGCGTTTTCGGCATCGATTTGAAAGGGTGTCTCCAAATGCCAACCCAGCGCGGTCTGGATCAAACTGATTGCTGGTTCTCCTGGGCGAAGGATCTCGACGCGATAGACGTCTGCTGCAGTCAAGTCAGTGAGTAAAGGAACGAAGCGCGCTCGCTCCAGTTCTGCTCGGATCAGGGCTACAAGAATGATTAAAACCCCGAAGAGGACCCCATTGATCAGCCAGCGTTTGCTCATGACCGCCTCACTCGCCACCAGCGCAGACCAAACCCACCTAGCGCAAATAGACCGGGTAAGACCACCAGGGTGCCGATCCCGATCAAGGCACGCTGGCCTTCGCTGAGGATAAGAGGCTCGGTAGCTGAGGCTGGGGGGGGAAGCTCCGGCAGCTCCTCCCCAGCAGCTAGCCAACGGACGAGCACTAGAGCAAGCGCCCGATTATCTGGACGGCCAAAATAGGCGTTGGATAGAAAGTCGCCATCACCGCTGATGACCAGGCGCTGTTCGCCCCCCGTGACCAGGCGGCGGCTGAGGGCAAGGATGACCGGCAGAGGGCCGAGGCGTTCGCCGATCACCTCGTCTTGACTCAGCGGGGCCTGCAAAGAACCCAGTTCATTCCAGCTTTCAGGGCTCGTGGTCAAGACGCCAGCCAGGGTCCAGTGAGGCGCAGTGTTTAGGCCAAAAGCCAAGGCGCCGGGTAGGATGGCAGGCCCCTTGAACTCCTCGGTCAACGGTTGGCCCGGGCCGATTACTGCCGCTGTCGGCACATCAAACCCCAGGGATCGGGCAGCAGTATCAATGATCGATCCAGGCAAAACATTGAGGCCCAGGTGTTTGCTAAGCGACTCCAGACCAACCGGCTCCCCTGGGTCCATCAACCACAAGAGCGATCCGCCGCGCTCGATGAATGCTATCAAAGCCATTTGCTCGACCTGGGGCAACGGCCTTTGGGGCTGGGTCAGGATGACCAGGCGTGCATTGTCCGGAACAGCCCCGATTTTCGTGAGATCCAAGGGACGTGCCATGAGACCCATAGCTTCCAATTCTCGCCCAAAGCGCTTCAGGTCTTGACTGGCGTCGCCATCGATCGCCCGCTCGCCATGTCCTGTAATCACAGCGATCCAGGTTTGGCGCGGGCGCTCTAGGCGAGCGATAGCTGCCGAAAGCGCGTGTTCACTGATCTCGGTGAGCGCCTCGCGCCGCCCCCGATATTCGATGAGGATCTGACCCATGAGCTCAACCTCGGCAGCCCTGGCCTGCTCAGGAAAGCGCTGCGGATCAAGATAGCGGATCGAAAGGTCTGGGCGTTCACGCAGATAACGTTCTAGAAACTGGCCGATCCGCCGGGCGAGGGACGATTGGGGATCGGCAAAGACGGTCAGGCGCAGCGGGGAATCGAGCCGCTCGAGAATCCGGCGACTTTCAGGGCTTAGTCGGTTTTCCTGCGATTGGCTTAAATCCCAATATCGATCATGGCGTGCTGTCAACCAACCGGCGGCGATCACACAACCCAAGAGCAGGAGCACAAAGAGTCCATCGACCAGCAGCCGTTCGAGCCTGATAAGAAAAAGACGATAAGGGCGCGTACGCTGGATCATCCAAGCTGTCGATTGAGCAAGTGGCGGTGGGCGAGGGCCAAGAAAAACAAGATAAACAAACCGAAATAGGCCAGATCGCTCAAGCGCACTGTCCCAAGCAAAAACCAAAACAGATGTTTGTTCCAGGATAGCCAACCAAAGAGTGAGAGGTCTTGTGCTACCAGCGACTCGGCCCGCCCAATGATCGAAAACAAGACCAATATTGCAAAGGCGATCAACACTGATGCGCCTGGCTGGTCGGTCCGGCTGGAGGCATAAAGCCCAACGGCACAAAAGAACAAGGCGGCGCACCACAGCCCAAAGGTGGCCCCTGCAATCTGGCCCCAATCGAGCTGGATGCTGCCCAGCAGGACTGGCAAATTGGCGAGAGGCAAGAGGCATAAGGGTGCAATCAGGATCGCTAAGGCAGCGAACTTGCCAAAGAGGATGGTGATCGGGGAGAGTGGTGCAGCGGCGAGCAGATCATAGGTCCCGTCGCGAAACTCAGTACTCAGCATTCGCATCGCCAGGATGGGTGCAGCAAACATCACCGGGACCGCAGCAAATCCAAATAGATTGAGACATAACTCCTGAGTGAGTGAGGCAAGCCGCTGTTCATCTCCACGCTGACTGAATGATTCAATGGTCTGTAAAAAGATCCAAGACAGAGCAACCTGGGTGGAGGTCAGCAAGACCCACCAAGGCGGTGTAAGCAGACTAGAACGGATCTCACGAGCGGTGAGCGCCAAGATCATGCGCGGTCCTCCACACCGAGGAGGTCAAAAAAGACGCGCTCGAGGTCAGAACGCGCGGGCGTGAGCTCAAGCAGATCCAGACCTGCCGCGAGAATAGCGCGCGCCAGATCGGCTGAGGTTGCACCCGGCACAAGATCGACCTGAAAACGATTCGGCCCAAGCGAGAGCGCACCGATCACCGGCGCGAAGGCACTGAGTTCCATCACCGTGATCGGGTTGCCTAAGCGGATGCGCCAGACATGATCGGGCGGGGCGGTATTGAGATCGGTGTCCAGGTGGACCTGCCCTTCGTAGAGGATCAGCACTCGATCACAGACAGCTTGTGCCTCTGGTAACAAGTGGGTTGAGAAGATGACGCCCGATTCTTGGGCTAGCTCGCGGATCAGGGCGCGTAGCGCGCGCATCTGGAAAGGGTCGAGCCCCTCAGTGGGTTCGTCAAGTAAGAGGATTGCTGGGCGATGGATGATGGCCTGGGCCAGCCCGAGGCGTTGGCGATAGCCCTTGGAGAGCTGAGCGATCAGCCGCCGGCCATGAGCGCTTAAGCCACAGCGCGCCTTGGCCGCAGCAATGGCCTTGGGGATGGCGCGCCTAGGGATACGATGCAGGTGTGCGCAATGGGTCAGATATTCATCGACCCGCAACTCGGGATAGAGCTGCGTGCGCTCGGGTAGGTAACCGATGTGTCTTTTAGCGGCCAAGGGCCGGCGGTTGAGGTCGATCCCAAGAACTTCGATGTGCCCACTTGCTGGGGTCAGCAATCCACTCAGCAAGCGCAGAAAAGTGGTCTTGCCCGCGCCATTGGGCCCTAGAAGACCGACTACCTGGCCGCGGGCGAGTTCAAGGTTGACCCCGGACAAGACCGGATGTCCCCCGAAATGACAACTGAGATCGGTCACGCGCACCAAGGTCTCCATGGCAGCTCAAGATAACCTGTCTTGGGCCTATCCGCTACCCGAGACTGTTGATCGCCCCGGTTGATGCTACTCCCGCCACTCATAGAGCTCGATGGCTGCGGGGTCGCATTGACAGCAGCCGGCGCAGGTCGTCCCCGGCGGCAGCCTGCGCACCAAACCCTTGCGTTCCATGAGCTCGAGCATCCCACGCAGGGCCTCGGGGTCGGCGTCAAAACGATGGGCAAGATCCTTGAGGGCTGCGCGGCGATGCGCGCGCAAAAAGATCGAAAGCTCGCTGATCATGAGGAGATCCTGTTTTAAAGATGGATGTCGCGCATACAAAGGGCAGAGGTGCATGCCGATGATCACCAGCAACAAAAGAACCGCGACATCTTAGACGATGCATCATAACGAGCCGATGTGGTGGTCTAATAGCGTGCGGCATCCTATGGCAAGCAAACTTAAGCCCAGCACCTTCAATGCCGATGAGCTGGGCTTTGTCCACATCGATGTCAAGTCGCTGCCGCAGATGCTGGATGAGAACAGGGGCCGCTCTTTGTGTGTGGCCATCGATCGGGCACAGCGCTCAGGTGTTTGTCCAGGGCAAGACTTCCGGGAGCACGCCGGTAGCGCGCGTTTCTCGCCGCCCGCATCCAGTCCTGCCCGCCGTGCATATCACCATCCTCGCCGACTATGGTAAGGCGTTCACCGACCGCGCTCAACGCCTGCACGCCCATCGAGGTCATGTAAGACTGGAATAAAAGACGTGCCGATCTGCTCCAGAAACGATCGAATCATTCGGGACGCGACGCAATGAACGCATCGATAGATCGAGGTGTCAC
It encodes the following:
- a CDS encoding GldG family protein; its protein translation is MIQRTRPYRLFLIRLERLLVDGLFVLLLLGCVIAAGWLTARHDRYWDLSQSQENRLSPESRRILERLDSPLRLTVFADPQSSLARRIGQFLERYLRERPDLSIRYLDPQRFPEQARAAEVELMGQILIEYRGRREALTEISEHALSAAIARLERPRQTWIAVITGHGERAIDGDASQDLKRFGRELEAMGLMARPLDLTKIGAVPDNARLVILTQPQRPLPQVEQMALIAFIERGGSLLWLMDPGEPVGLESLSKHLGLNVLPGSIIDTAARSLGFDVPTAAVIGPGQPLTEEFKGPAILPGALAFGLNTAPHWTLAGVLTTSPESWNELGSLQAPLSQDEVIGERLGPLPVILALSRRLVTGGEQRLVISGDGDFLSNAYFGRPDNRALALVLVRWLAAGEELPELPPPASATEPLILSEGQRALIGIGTLVVLPGLFALGGFGLRWWRVRRS
- a CDS encoding ABC transporter permease — its product is MILALTAREIRSSLLTPPWWVLLTSTQVALSWIFLQTIESFSQRGDEQRLASLTQELCLNLFGFAAVPVMFAAPILAMRMLSTEFRDGTYDLLAAAPLSPITILFGKFAALAILIAPLCLLPLANLPVLLGSIQLDWGQIAGATFGLWCAALFFCAVGLYASSRTDQPGASVLIAFAILVLFSIIGRAESLVAQDLSLFGWLSWNKHLFWFLLGTVRLSDLAYFGLFILFFLALAHRHLLNRQLG
- a CDS encoding ABC transporter ATP-binding protein; the encoded protein is MTDLSCHFGGHPVLSGVNLELARGQVVGLLGPNGAGKTTFLRLLSGLLTPASGHIEVLGIDLNRRPLAAKRHIGYLPERTQLYPELRVDEYLTHCAHLHRIPRRAIPKAIAAAKARCGLSAHGRRLIAQLSKGYRQRLGLAQAIIHRPAILLLDEPTEGLDPFQMRALRALIRELAQESGVIFSTHLLPEAQAVCDRVLILYEGQVHLDTDLNTAPPDHVWRIRLGNPITVMELSAFAPVIGALSLGPNRFQVDLVPGATSADLARAILAAGLDLLELTPARSDLERVFFDLLGVEDRA
- a CDS encoding FeoC-like transcriptional regulator; the encoded protein is MISELSIFLRAHRRAALKDLAHRFDADPEALRGMLELMERKGLVRRLPPGTTCAGCCQCDPAAIELYEWRE